The window GAGATAGAGCGCTCGCGCACCGAGGGGGTTCATGAGTCCGCCTTCCATATGGGCCGGTATGACGTGGCCTCGATTGCGCTCGCGCACGATCATCGCCGACGGCGCGCTCCAGTCCGGCCATTCGCGCTTCCTTGCGACGTGGGCGGTGCCGTGCCACTCGAAGCCCGCCTTGCCGACGCCGATTCCGTAGCGCAGCGCCTGACCGTCTCCCAGCACGTAGTAGAGGAATTTCGCTCCTGTATCGACAATGATGGTGCCGGGCGCTTCGTCGGTCGCGTAAGGCACGGTCTGCCGATGGAACTTTTGGTCGACCTTGTAGATCGGAACCGGCGGAATACGGAAACCGGCGTCGGTAAGGCCACCATAGGCGAGAGGAGAAGTCTGCAACGCGCCGCCGGTGGTGCAGCCGGAGAATGCGACCATCCCGACAAGTAACCAGACAAGGATCGATTTCGCGCGCATCACTCAAGCCGGCGCTCGTGCCGGCGATCTGCCGCATCTCGCCTT is drawn from Mesorhizobium sp. B1-1-8 and contains these coding sequences:
- a CDS encoding L,D-transpeptidase; protein product: MRAKSILVWLLVGMVAFSGCTTGGALQTSPLAYGGLTDAGFRIPPVPIYKVDQKFHRQTVPYATDEAPGTIIVDTGAKFLYYVLGDGQALRYGIGVGKAGFEWHGTAHVARKREWPDWSAPSAMIVRERNRGHVIPAHMEGGLMNPLGARALYLYNEKGDTGYRLHGSPEWWSIGKAVSAGCIRLMNQDIIDLYERAPIGTKVIVK